One stretch of Amycolatopsis sp. 195334CR DNA includes these proteins:
- the ileS gene encoding isoleucine--tRNA ligase, whose protein sequence is MYPKAEAGQATGQVPSQPSFPALEKDVLAYWEADRTFQATVDARDPGVNGTNEYVFYDGPPFANGLPHYGHLLTGYVKDIVPRFETMRGKHVERRFGWDTHGLPAELEAERQLGITDKSQIDEMGIAAFNDACRESVLRYTNEWREYVTRQARWVDFDHDYKTLDVSYMESVIWAFKQLWDKGLVYEGYRVLPYCWRDETPLSNHELRMDDDVYASRQDPAVTVGFRLEGNGNDLDGAHLLIWTTTPWTLPSNLATAVHPEVTYALVASGDQRFVLAEARVGAYAKELGEEPEVLARYTGAELLGTRYVPPFPYFVGQENAHRVLSADYVTTEDGTGVVHIAPAYGEEDKVVTDAAGITPVTPVDSKGRFTAEVTDYAGQQVFDANPNIIKDLKNGTGSAGRQGAVLLRHETYEHPYPHCWRCRNPLIYRAVSSWFVAVTEFKDRMVELNQQITWYPEHVKDGQFGKWLENARDWSISRNRYWGTPIPVWTSDDPSYPRTDVYGSLDELERDFGVRLDNLHRPFIDELTRPNPDDPTGKSTMRRVPDVLDVWFDSGSMPYAQVHYPFENAEWFEHHYPADFIVEYMGQTRGWFYLLHVLATALFDRPAFRTCVSHGIVLGSDGQKMSKSLRNYPDVNEVFDRDGSDAMRWYLMASPILRGGNLVVTDKGIRDAVRQAVLPLWNSYYFLALYANAEGTEGRWRTDSKHVLDRYALAKTHELVTDVEAALAVSDIAGACATAREFLEVLTNWYVRRSRDRFWAGEQDAVDTLHTVLEVTCRVLAPLLPLTTESVWRGLTGGRSVHLTDWPGTTELPADAALVTAMDRVRQVCSSALSLRKANKLRVRLPLAKLLVAAEDVDALRPFTDIIRDEVNVKSVELTADVAAHGGFEVAVNARAAGPRLGKDVQRVIKAVKAGEWSTSDSGALVAAGIELLETEYDRKLVAKDEGAAVELPGGSGLVLLDTEVTAELAAEGVARDLVRVVQQARRDAGLEVADRISLVVDAPAEVAEAAKAHEEFIAGETLATSVAYEEVADGSTGAVGDGVKVTVAVRKN, encoded by the coding sequence ATGTACCCCAAGGCCGAGGCCGGGCAAGCGACCGGCCAGGTGCCCTCCCAGCCGTCGTTCCCGGCGCTGGAGAAGGACGTGCTGGCCTACTGGGAGGCCGACCGGACCTTCCAGGCCACCGTGGACGCCCGCGACCCCGGCGTGAACGGCACCAACGAGTACGTCTTCTACGACGGCCCCCCGTTCGCCAACGGCCTGCCGCACTACGGGCACCTGCTCACCGGCTACGTCAAGGACATCGTGCCGCGGTTCGAGACCATGCGCGGCAAGCACGTGGAGCGCCGCTTCGGGTGGGACACCCACGGGCTCCCGGCCGAGCTGGAAGCCGAACGGCAGCTCGGCATCACCGACAAGTCGCAGATCGACGAGATGGGCATCGCCGCGTTCAACGACGCGTGCCGCGAATCGGTGCTGCGCTACACGAACGAGTGGCGCGAGTACGTCACCCGGCAGGCGCGCTGGGTGGACTTCGACCACGACTACAAGACGCTCGACGTCTCCTACATGGAGTCGGTCATCTGGGCGTTCAAGCAGCTGTGGGACAAGGGCCTGGTCTACGAGGGCTACCGCGTGCTGCCCTACTGCTGGCGCGACGAGACCCCGCTGTCCAACCACGAGCTGCGGATGGACGACGACGTCTACGCCAGCCGCCAGGACCCGGCGGTCACCGTCGGCTTCCGGCTCGAGGGCAACGGCAACGACCTCGACGGCGCGCACCTGCTGATCTGGACCACCACCCCCTGGACGCTGCCGTCGAACCTGGCCACCGCGGTGCACCCCGAGGTCACCTACGCGCTCGTCGCGTCCGGCGACCAGCGCTTCGTGCTGGCCGAGGCGCGCGTCGGCGCGTACGCCAAGGAACTGGGCGAGGAGCCCGAGGTGCTCGCGCGCTACACCGGCGCCGAGCTGCTCGGCACCCGCTACGTGCCGCCGTTCCCGTACTTCGTCGGCCAGGAGAACGCGCACCGCGTGCTGTCCGCCGACTACGTGACCACCGAGGACGGCACCGGCGTGGTGCACATCGCGCCCGCCTACGGTGAAGAGGACAAGGTGGTCACCGACGCGGCCGGGATCACCCCGGTGACGCCGGTGGACTCGAAGGGCCGGTTCACCGCCGAGGTGACCGACTACGCCGGCCAGCAGGTGTTCGACGCCAACCCGAACATCATCAAGGACCTGAAGAACGGCACCGGCTCGGCCGGGCGCCAGGGCGCGGTGCTGCTCCGCCACGAGACCTACGAGCACCCGTACCCGCACTGCTGGCGCTGCCGGAACCCGCTGATCTACCGCGCGGTGTCCTCGTGGTTCGTCGCGGTGACCGAGTTCAAGGACCGGATGGTCGAGCTGAACCAGCAGATCACCTGGTACCCGGAGCACGTCAAGGACGGCCAGTTCGGCAAGTGGCTGGAGAACGCGCGCGACTGGTCGATCTCGCGCAACCGGTACTGGGGCACGCCGATCCCGGTGTGGACCTCGGACGACCCGAGCTACCCGCGCACCGACGTCTACGGCTCGCTCGACGAGCTGGAGCGCGACTTCGGCGTGCGGCTGGACAACCTGCACCGGCCGTTCATCGACGAGCTGACCCGGCCCAACCCGGACGACCCGACCGGGAAGTCCACCATGCGCCGGGTGCCGGACGTGCTCGACGTGTGGTTCGACTCGGGCTCGATGCCGTACGCCCAGGTGCACTACCCGTTCGAGAACGCCGAGTGGTTCGAGCACCACTACCCGGCCGACTTCATCGTCGAGTACATGGGGCAGACGCGCGGCTGGTTCTACCTGCTGCACGTGCTGGCCACCGCGTTGTTCGACCGGCCCGCCTTCCGCACCTGCGTCTCGCACGGCATCGTGCTGGGCTCGGACGGGCAGAAGATGTCGAAGTCGCTGCGGAACTACCCGGACGTCAACGAGGTGTTCGACCGGGACGGCTCCGACGCGATGCGCTGGTACCTGATGGCCAGCCCGATCCTGCGCGGCGGCAACCTCGTGGTGACCGACAAGGGCATCCGCGACGCGGTGCGCCAGGCGGTGCTCCCGCTGTGGAACTCGTACTACTTCCTGGCGCTGTACGCCAACGCCGAGGGCACCGAGGGCCGGTGGCGCACCGACTCGAAGCACGTGCTCGACCGGTACGCGCTGGCCAAGACGCACGAGCTGGTCACCGACGTCGAGGCGGCGCTGGCGGTCAGCGACATCGCCGGTGCCTGCGCCACCGCCCGCGAGTTCCTCGAGGTGCTGACGAACTGGTATGTGCGCCGCTCGCGCGACCGGTTCTGGGCCGGGGAGCAGGACGCGGTGGACACCCTGCACACCGTGCTGGAGGTGACCTGCCGGGTGCTGGCGCCGCTGCTGCCGCTGACCACCGAGTCGGTGTGGCGCGGGCTGACCGGCGGTCGCTCGGTGCACCTGACCGACTGGCCGGGCACCACCGAACTGCCCGCGGACGCGGCGCTGGTCACCGCGATGGACCGGGTGCGCCAGGTGTGCTCGTCGGCGCTGTCGCTGCGCAAGGCCAACAAGCTGCGCGTGCGGTTGCCGCTGGCGAAGCTGCTGGTGGCCGCCGAGGACGTGGACGCGCTGCGCCCGTTCACCGACATCATCCGCGACGAGGTGAACGTCAAGTCGGTCGAGCTGACCGCCGACGTGGCCGCGCACGGCGGGTTCGAGGTGGCGGTGAACGCGCGGGCCGCCGGGCCGCGGCTGGGCAAGGACGTGCAGCGGGTGATCAAGGCGGTCAAGGCGGGCGAGTGGTCCACATCGGACAGTGGCGCGCTGGTGGCGGCCGGGATCGAGCTGCTGGAGACCGAGTACGACCGCAAGCTGGTGGCCAAGGACGAGGGCGCGGCGGTCGAACTGCCGGGCGGGTCCGGGCTGGTGCTGCTGGACACCGAGGTGACCGCCGAACTGGCCGCCGAGGGCGTGGCCCGCGACCTGGTGCGCGTGGTGCAGCAGGCGCGGCGTGACGCCGGGCTCGAGGTGGCCGACCGGATCTCGCTGGTGGTGGACGCGCCGGCCGAGGTGGCCGAGGCGGCGAAGGCGCACGAGGAGTTCATCGCCGGGGAGACGCTGGCGACCTCGGTGGCCTACGAAGAGGTGGCCGACGGGTCCACCGGCGCGGTCGGCGACGGCGTCAAGGTCACCGTGGCGGTGCGCAAGAACTGA
- a CDS encoding FUSC family protein, whose amino-acid sequence MKGLALPVIIIVVAGGVAGLGALAGLGGATVLAALTALFCLLAAFGGPLRADLRLLAGFAPALVFGAGVPRLLGEVSEWAAIGLLTVVVFAAGLLPVLGRRYVTVGLGLGMSSVFGYGFQLTGSASPAQVLGAPALAVAVAIVLRLLAGLRDPGKPVRDALADLLEGTGSAEHAARQWFGDRPRRWTAQVLAQTLRYRAARGVLEERGVPVDSDEVSRLASRVRARSTSDSPIPVPEPPQGLPGATREWFTSMWDALSAVHHAATTRDESTVEVPRGLHRRVLDAELRGALSWKSAQLRHAVRVALGMFAALAVARLRPGDPLTLSFLMATFAIMQPEWRDSLNKAGQRIAGSVGGAVVLALVIWLLPPSALLPVGLVAMLAGFPFMTSKPVLFNGCVVLMSVGVNAANRHLDPAPVLVEYLLLILLAAMIGLLFGFAAVPGVRKPSPEERLATAVADTRALLGRLADALRSGDADLRELGRLFRQSARSQQDLLTAEPGSAEPTAPQRDSLEHTADALRALHTTAVAIALPGQRHAALADPLSALLAGEPTRFSPEDDEQRLLLSSLSTNLAALPR is encoded by the coding sequence GTGAAGGGGCTGGCACTGCCCGTGATCATCATCGTGGTCGCGGGTGGGGTGGCCGGGCTGGGCGCGCTCGCCGGCCTCGGTGGGGCGACCGTGCTCGCCGCGTTGACGGCGTTGTTCTGCCTGCTCGCGGCCTTCGGCGGCCCCCTGCGCGCCGACCTGCGGTTGCTCGCCGGGTTCGCGCCCGCGCTGGTGTTCGGCGCGGGGGTGCCCCGGCTGCTCGGCGAGGTGTCGGAGTGGGCGGCGATCGGCCTGCTCACCGTGGTGGTGTTCGCCGCGGGGTTGCTGCCGGTGCTCGGCCGCCGCTACGTGACGGTCGGGCTCGGGCTCGGCATGTCCTCGGTGTTCGGCTACGGGTTCCAGCTGACCGGATCGGCGAGCCCCGCCCAGGTGCTCGGCGCGCCCGCCCTGGCCGTCGCCGTGGCCATCGTGCTGCGCCTCCTGGCCGGCCTCCGCGACCCCGGCAAACCCGTCCGCGACGCCCTCGCCGACCTCCTCGAGGGCACCGGTTCCGCGGAACACGCCGCCCGGCAGTGGTTCGGCGACCGCCCCCGGCGCTGGACCGCGCAGGTGCTCGCCCAGACCCTGCGCTACCGCGCCGCCCGTGGCGTGCTGGAAGAACGCGGTGTCCCGGTCGACTCCGACGAGGTTTCCCGACTCGCTTCGCGAGTGCGCGCTCGCTCCACTTCGGACAGTCCGATCCCCGTTCCCGAGCCACCGCAAGGCCTGCCCGGCGCGACCCGCGAGTGGTTCACCTCGATGTGGGACGCCCTCAGCGCGGTCCACCACGCCGCCACCACCCGCGACGAGTCCACTGTGGAGGTTCCACGCGGTCTGCACCGGCGCGTGCTCGACGCCGAGCTTCGCGGTGCCCTGTCGTGGAAATCAGCGCAACTGCGGCACGCCGTCCGGGTGGCGCTGGGCATGTTCGCCGCGCTGGCGGTGGCGCGGCTGCGGCCGGGCGACCCGCTGACCCTGTCCTTCCTGATGGCCACCTTCGCCATCATGCAACCGGAATGGCGCGACAGCCTGAACAAGGCGGGGCAGCGCATCGCCGGTTCGGTGGGCGGCGCGGTGGTGCTGGCACTGGTGATCTGGCTGCTGCCGCCCTCGGCGCTGCTGCCCGTCGGCCTGGTCGCGATGCTCGCCGGATTCCCGTTCATGACCAGCAAACCCGTGCTGTTCAACGGTTGTGTGGTGCTGATGAGCGTCGGCGTGAACGCGGCCAACCGGCACCTGGACCCGGCGCCGGTACTGGTGGAGTACCTGCTGCTGATCCTGCTCGCGGCGATGATCGGCCTGCTGTTCGGTTTCGCCGCCGTGCCGGGTGTCCGGAAGCCGAGCCCTGAGGAGCGCCTCGCCACCGCCGTCGCCGACACACGGGCGCTGCTGGGAAGGCTGGCCGACGCCCTCCGCAGCGGCGACGCCGATCTCCGGGAACTGGGGCGTCTCTTCCGCCAGTCAGCCCGGTCTCAGCAGGACCTGCTCACCGCGGAACCCGGCAGCGCCGAACCCACCGCCCCGCAACGGGATTCGCTGGAACACACCGCCGACGCGTTGCGTGCCCTGCACACCACGGCCGTCGCCATCGCGCTCCCGGGACAGCGGCACGCCGCACTCGCGGATCCCCTCAGCGCCCTTCTGGCCGGCGAGCCCACGCGGTTCTCCCCCGAGGACGACGAGCAACGCCTGTTGCTGAGTTCCCTCAGCACCAATCTGGCCGCGCTCCCCCGGTGA
- a CDS encoding DivIVA domain-containing protein, translating to MSLTPADVHNVAFSKPPIGKRGYNEDEVDAFLDLVETELARLIEDNNELRQQVEQLDAELESTRGELETARSAGPVGNVPPPAPVREEPRRLAPVPPPSAMEQTQAHGMGPDNGEPNVQAAKVLGLAQEMADRLTAEAKTESDGMLAEARTKSEQLLSDARAKSDSMVNEARTRAETMLNDARTRAETLERQARDKATTMERESQRKYTETMNSLNSEKNTLNKRIEELRTIEREYRTRLRGFLESQLRELDDRGSAAPASPGANQSASGSSSGQGYSFGPRAEAG from the coding sequence ATGTCGTTGACCCCCGCTGACGTGCACAACGTCGCGTTCAGCAAGCCGCCCATAGGCAAACGGGGCTACAACGAGGACGAGGTGGACGCGTTCCTCGACCTGGTGGAGACCGAACTCGCCCGGCTCATCGAGGACAATAACGAGCTCCGCCAGCAGGTTGAGCAGCTCGATGCCGAGCTGGAATCGACCCGTGGCGAGCTGGAGACCGCGCGGTCCGCCGGTCCGGTGGGCAACGTGCCCCCGCCCGCGCCGGTGCGCGAGGAACCCCGGCGGCTGGCGCCCGTACCGCCGCCCAGCGCGATGGAGCAGACCCAGGCCCACGGCATGGGGCCGGACAACGGCGAGCCCAACGTGCAGGCCGCGAAGGTGCTGGGCCTGGCGCAGGAGATGGCCGACCGGCTGACCGCCGAGGCGAAGACCGAGTCGGACGGCATGCTGGCCGAGGCCAGGACCAAGTCGGAGCAGCTGCTCTCCGACGCCAGGGCGAAGTCGGACTCGATGGTCAACGAGGCGCGCACGCGTGCCGAGACCATGCTGAACGACGCTCGGACCAGGGCGGAGACCCTGGAGCGGCAGGCGCGCGACAAGGCGACCACGATGGAACGCGAGTCGCAGCGCAAGTACACCGAGACGATGAACAGCCTGAACTCCGAGAAGAACACGCTGAACAAGCGGATCGAAGAGCTGCGGACCATCGAGCGGGAGTACCGCACGAGGCTGCGTGGTTTCCTCGAGTCGCAGCTGCGTGAGCTGGACGACCGCGGTTCGGCCGCACCCGCTTCGCCGGGGGCGAACCAGTCCGCGAGCGGCTCCAGCAGCGGACAGGGCTACTCGTTCGGCCCGCGCGCCGAAGCCGGCTGA
- a CDS encoding YggT family protein, with protein MQAVWIVLYYVLFAFWLLLTARVVVELVRAFAREWRPAGGVAVTLETIYTVTDPPVRLVRRIIPMVRIGGVGLDLSIMVLLLVVFILMQLAYPG; from the coding sequence GTGCAAGCGGTCTGGATCGTCCTCTACTACGTGCTGTTCGCGTTTTGGCTCCTGCTCACAGCACGGGTCGTGGTCGAGCTCGTGCGCGCCTTCGCGCGCGAGTGGCGCCCCGCCGGAGGGGTTGCGGTGACGCTGGAGACCATCTACACAGTTACGGACCCGCCGGTCCGATTGGTCCGGCGGATCATCCCGATGGTGCGGATTGGCGGCGTCGGACTGGACTTATCGATTATGGTGCTGCTGTTGGTTGTGTTCATACTGATGCAACTGGCGTATCCAGGGTGA
- a CDS encoding cell division protein SepF has translation MSALQKLKAYFGMVPADSDGYDGYDSYDGDYRRDSRDRDREYDYADDGEEYEAYEEPAAPPVRTRSRGRYRAMDEFDDEEPRPRGRVPAATPAVQGALAVDRPDPVARLRPVPEQARVPNRDPLSRITTLHPTSYAEARAIGEHYRDGIPVIINLTEMENADAKRLVDFSAGLAFALRGSMDKVTNKVFLLSPPDVDVTAEDRRRIAEGGLFLRN, from the coding sequence ATGAGCGCGCTGCAGAAGCTGAAGGCGTACTTCGGCATGGTCCCGGCCGACAGCGACGGCTACGACGGGTACGACAGCTACGACGGCGACTACCGGCGTGACTCCCGTGACCGCGACCGTGAATACGACTACGCCGACGACGGCGAGGAGTACGAAGCCTACGAGGAGCCTGCCGCACCGCCCGTGCGCACCCGCTCCCGGGGCCGCTATCGCGCCATGGACGAGTTCGACGACGAGGAACCGCGCCCGCGCGGCCGGGTGCCGGCGGCCACGCCGGCGGTCCAGGGCGCGCTCGCGGTCGACCGGCCGGACCCGGTGGCCCGGCTGCGGCCGGTGCCGGAGCAGGCCAGGGTGCCCAACCGCGATCCGCTCAGCCGGATCACCACCCTGCACCCGACCAGCTACGCCGAGGCCAGGGCGATCGGTGAGCACTACCGCGACGGCATCCCGGTGATCATCAACCTGACCGAGATGGAGAACGCCGACGCCAAGCGGCTGGTGGACTTCTCGGCCGGGCTGGCGTTCGCCCTGCGCGGCTCGATGGACAAGGTCACCAACAAGGTGTTCTTGCTCTCACCGCCGGACGTGGACGTGACCGCCGAGGACCGCCGCCGGATTGCCGAGGGCGGGCTCTTCCTGCGCAACTGA
- a CDS encoding YggS family pyridoxal phosphate-dependent enzyme — protein sequence MSTDRQSELAESLELVRAQIREACAAAGRRPEEVRLLAVTKTFPAVDAALLTDLGMTDLAENRDQEAGAKAAEVAAMRPDSRVRWHMVGRLQRNKARSVVRWADEVQSVDSIRLGEALAKAVRAARERGERDHPLDVLAQVSLDDEETARARGGCPLPELPALAENLTQSGDLRLRGLMAVAPLGTDPGEAFSRLAAAREKFLDDHPSAVELSAGMSGDLEQAIACGSTCVRVGTALLGRRGLASP from the coding sequence ATGAGCACCGACCGGCAGTCCGAGCTGGCCGAGTCGCTCGAACTGGTCCGCGCGCAGATCCGCGAGGCCTGCGCGGCGGCGGGCCGCCGTCCCGAAGAGGTGCGGCTACTCGCGGTGACCAAGACCTTTCCCGCGGTGGACGCCGCCCTGCTGACCGATCTCGGCATGACCGATCTGGCCGAGAACCGCGACCAGGAGGCGGGGGCGAAGGCCGCGGAGGTGGCGGCCATGCGCCCGGATTCGCGCGTGCGCTGGCACATGGTCGGCCGGCTCCAGCGGAACAAGGCCCGATCGGTGGTCCGCTGGGCCGACGAGGTCCAATCGGTGGATTCGATCCGCCTCGGCGAGGCGCTGGCGAAGGCCGTCCGCGCGGCCCGGGAGCGCGGCGAACGTGATCATCCTCTCGATGTGCTCGCCCAGGTCAGCCTGGACGACGAGGAGACCGCGCGCGCCCGTGGCGGCTGCCCGCTGCCGGAGCTGCCCGCGCTGGCCGAGAACCTCACCCAGTCGGGTGATTTGCGGCTCCGGGGGCTGATGGCGGTGGCGCCGCTGGGTACCGACCCCGGCGAGGCCTTCTCCCGCCTGGCGGCAGCCAGGGAAAAGTTCCTTGATGACCACCCGTCGGCCGTGGAACTCTCTGCGGGGATGAGTGGTGATCTTGAACAAGCCATCGCGTGCGGCTCGACCTGTGTGCGTGTCGGAACCGCGTTGCTCGGACGGCGAGGTTTAGCCTCACCGTAG
- the pgeF gene encoding peptidoglycan editing factor PgeF encodes MRIRRVITTRAGGASRAPYESFNLGDHVGDDESAVAANRRRLAGELGLAESDLAWMEQVHGRTATVVDQPGGAPAEATDALVTARQGVALVALVADCVPVLLGDPENGVVAAVHAGRVGARVGVIPAALDAMKSAGAEIDKVEALLGPAICGDCYEVPKAMADDVEAHLPGSACKSRNGTPGLDLRAGLWRQLADAGVAKIGLDPRCTAEDKTLFSFRRDGTTGRLAAITWVEA; translated from the coding sequence GTGCGTATTCGGAGGGTCATCACGACCAGGGCGGGCGGTGCCTCGCGGGCACCGTACGAAAGCTTCAACCTCGGCGACCACGTCGGCGACGACGAATCGGCGGTGGCGGCCAACCGCCGCCGCCTCGCCGGTGAACTCGGGCTGGCCGAGTCCGATCTGGCCTGGATGGAACAGGTGCACGGCCGCACGGCGACCGTGGTCGACCAGCCCGGCGGCGCGCCCGCCGAGGCCACCGACGCGCTGGTCACCGCGCGTCAGGGGGTCGCGCTGGTGGCACTGGTCGCCGACTGCGTGCCGGTGCTGCTCGGCGACCCCGAAAACGGCGTGGTGGCCGCGGTGCACGCGGGCCGCGTCGGCGCCAGGGTGGGCGTGATCCCGGCCGCGCTGGACGCGATGAAGTCGGCCGGTGCCGAGATCGACAAGGTCGAGGCGCTGCTCGGCCCGGCCATCTGCGGTGACTGCTACGAGGTCCCGAAGGCGATGGCCGACGACGTCGAGGCGCACCTGCCGGGCAGCGCGTGCAAGAGCCGCAACGGCACGCCGGGACTGGACCTGCGTGCCGGGCTGTGGCGCCAACTCGCCGACGCCGGGGTGGCCAAGATCGGTCTCGACCCGCGGTGCACCGCGGAGGACAAGACGTTGTTCAGCTTCCGCCGCGACGGCACCACCGGGAGGCTCGCCGCGATCACCTGGGTCGAGGCGTGA